A region of Amblyraja radiata isolate CabotCenter1 chromosome 22, sAmbRad1.1.pri, whole genome shotgun sequence DNA encodes the following proteins:
- the stk19 gene encoding serine/threonine-protein kinase 19 isoform X1, whose protein sequence is MNRKRNLIPDIFRKVKRRKFEIVEAFDSLEKKETENYEDVPNDTKAALILLASLFPRKLFDDSLPPIVLKHQLYSIVKDKTTVDRQLNEMKDMGAVRIFQFGFDTDVFGVVFSEDYKSKVLAATAASETAETVQRFLQTVLGACMDMGFSEKQMLKEFSFRDQEITQLVNAGVLTVRDVGSWWLAIPGAGRFVKYFVKGRKTVLGMIRKSKYNEVLQSELEIRKVTNAVKLGIQYHVHDIVGAELVKCIPTSSGTLLRLNNT, encoded by the exons ATGAACCGAAAGAGAAACCTTATACCAGACATATTCCGGAAGGTTAAGAGGCGTAAATTTGAGATCGTAGAAGCATTTGATTCATTGGAAAAGAAAGAAACAGAGAATTATGAAG ATGTGCCAAACGATACTAAAGCTGCGCTGATTTTGCTGGCATCCTTGTTTCCTCGGAAGTTATTTGATGATTCCCTACCGCCCATTGTTCTGAAGCATCAACTTTATAGCATTGTTAAAGACAAGACCACAGTCGATCGGCAGCTG AATGAGATGAAGGATATGGGAGCGGTTCGGATTTTCCAGTTTGGGTTTGACACGGACGTGTTCGGGGTCGTGTTCAGTGAGGACTACAAGAGTAAAGTTCTGGCAGCGACAGCGGCAAGCGAGACTGCCGAGACGGTGCAGAGGTTTCTGCAGACGGTGCTCGGCGCCTGCATGGACATGGGCTTCTCTGAGAAGCAAATGCTCAAGGAGTTTTCCTTTCGGGACCAAGAAATAAC GCAGCTGGTGAATGCTGGTGTACTGACGGTGCGTGATGTGGGGAGCTGGTGGCTTGCTATTCCGGGCGCTGGCCGATTTGTGAAATACTTTGTGAAAG GTCGTAAGACTGTCCTTGGGATGATCCGGAAATCAAAGTACAATGAAGTGTTACAGTCGGAGCTGGAAATTCGGAAAGTAACGAACGCGGTGAAGCTGGGGATCCAGTACCACGTCCACGACATTGTTGGAGCAGAGCTGGTGAAATG CATCCCGACGTCCAGTGGAACTTTACTGCGCTTGAACAACACTTGA
- the stk19 gene encoding serine/threonine-protein kinase 19 isoform X2, with product MNRKRNLIPDIFRKVKRRKFEIVEAFDSLEKKETENYEDVPNDTKAALILLASLFPRKLFDDSLPPIVLKHQLYSIVKDKTTVDRQLNEMKDMGAVRIFQFGFDTDVFGVVFSEDYKSKVLAATAASETAETVQRFLQTVLGACMDMGFSEKQMLKEFSFRDQEITQLVNAGVLTVRDVGSWWLAIPGAGRFVKYFVKGTPHHSTRETEKKHQALE from the exons ATGAACCGAAAGAGAAACCTTATACCAGACATATTCCGGAAGGTTAAGAGGCGTAAATTTGAGATCGTAGAAGCATTTGATTCATTGGAAAAGAAAGAAACAGAGAATTATGAAG ATGTGCCAAACGATACTAAAGCTGCGCTGATTTTGCTGGCATCCTTGTTTCCTCGGAAGTTATTTGATGATTCCCTACCGCCCATTGTTCTGAAGCATCAACTTTATAGCATTGTTAAAGACAAGACCACAGTCGATCGGCAGCTG AATGAGATGAAGGATATGGGAGCGGTTCGGATTTTCCAGTTTGGGTTTGACACGGACGTGTTCGGGGTCGTGTTCAGTGAGGACTACAAGAGTAAAGTTCTGGCAGCGACAGCGGCAAGCGAGACTGCCGAGACGGTGCAGAGGTTTCTGCAGACGGTGCTCGGCGCCTGCATGGACATGGGCTTCTCTGAGAAGCAAATGCTCAAGGAGTTTTCCTTTCGGGACCAAGAAATAAC GCAGCTGGTGAATGCTGGTGTACTGACGGTGCGTGATGTGGGGAGCTGGTGGCTTGCTATTCCGGGCGCTGGCCGATTTGTGAAATACTTTGTGAAAGGTACTCCCCATCACAGCACACGAGAGACAGAAAAAAAACaccaagcactggagtaa